A window of the Kosakonia sp. BYX6 genome harbors these coding sequences:
- the mutS gene encoding DNA mismatch repair protein MutS, which produces MSTIENFDAHTPMMQQYLKLKAQHPDILLFYRMGDFYELFYDDAKRASQLMDISLTKRGASAGEPIPMAGVPHHAVENYLAKLVSLGESVAICEQIGDPATSKGPVERKVVRIVTPGTISDEALLQERQDNLLAAIWQDSKGFGYATLDISSGRFRVSEPADRDTMAAELQRTNPAELLYAEDFAETALIEGRRGLRRRPLWEFEIDTARQQLNMQFGTRDLIGFGVENAPRGLCAAGCLLQYVKDTQRTALPHIRSITMERQQDTIIMDAATRRNLEITQNLAGGIENTLASVLDCTVTAMGSRMLKRWLHMPVRDTNVLTERQQTISALQDRAAELQPVLRQVGDLERILARLALRTARPRDLARMRYAFQQLPELRRQLADVDSAPVQVLREKMGEFTELRELLERAIIEAPPVLVRDGGVIAPGYHAELDEWRGLADGATDYLDRLEIRERERLGLDTLKVGYNAVHGYFIQISRGQSHLAPIHYVRRQTLKNAERYIIPELKEYEDKVLTSKGKALALEKQLYDELFDLLMPHLADLQQSASALAELDVLVNLAERAYTLNYCCPTFSDKPGIRISEGRHPVVEQVLKEPFIANPLNLSSQRRMLIITGPNMGGKSTYMRQTALIALLAYIGSYVPAQKVEIGPIDRIFTRVGAADDLASGRSTFMVEMTETANILHNATENSLVLMDEIGRGTSTYDGLSLAWACAENLANKIKALTLFATHYFELTQLPEKMEGVANVHLDALEHGDTIAFMHSVQDGAASKSYGLAVAALAGVPKEVIKRARGKLRELESLSPNAAATQIDGTQMSLLATPEETSPAIEALENLDPDSLTPRQALEWIYRLKSLV; this is translated from the coding sequence ATGAGTACTATCGAGAATTTCGACGCCCATACGCCCATGATGCAGCAGTATCTGAAGCTGAAAGCGCAGCATCCGGACATTCTGCTGTTCTACCGTATGGGCGATTTCTATGAGCTGTTTTACGACGATGCCAAACGCGCGTCGCAGTTGATGGATATCTCCCTCACTAAACGTGGCGCTTCTGCCGGTGAACCGATCCCGATGGCCGGTGTGCCACATCACGCGGTGGAAAACTACCTGGCGAAACTGGTTAGCCTGGGTGAATCGGTGGCGATTTGCGAGCAAATTGGCGACCCGGCCACCAGCAAAGGGCCGGTGGAACGCAAAGTGGTGCGCATCGTCACGCCCGGCACCATCAGCGATGAAGCGCTGTTGCAGGAGCGCCAGGACAACCTGCTGGCGGCAATCTGGCAAGACAGCAAAGGCTTCGGCTATGCCACGCTGGATATTAGCTCCGGGCGTTTTCGCGTGAGCGAACCGGCGGATCGCGACACCATGGCCGCCGAACTGCAACGCACCAACCCTGCCGAACTGCTGTACGCGGAAGACTTTGCCGAAACCGCGCTTATCGAAGGCCGTCGCGGCTTGCGTCGTCGCCCGCTGTGGGAGTTCGAAATCGACACCGCCCGCCAGCAATTAAATATGCAGTTTGGCACCCGCGACCTGATTGGTTTTGGCGTCGAAAACGCGCCGCGCGGCCTGTGCGCCGCCGGTTGCCTGTTGCAATATGTGAAAGACACGCAGCGCACCGCCCTGCCACATATTCGCTCGATCACCATGGAACGCCAGCAGGACACCATTATTATGGATGCCGCCACGCGCCGTAACCTGGAGATCACCCAGAACCTGGCGGGCGGGATTGAAAACACGCTCGCCTCGGTGCTTGATTGCACCGTCACGGCAATGGGCAGCCGCATGCTCAAACGCTGGCTGCATATGCCGGTGCGCGACACCAACGTGCTTACCGAACGCCAGCAAACCATCAGCGCGTTACAAGATCGCGCGGCGGAGTTACAACCGGTGCTGCGCCAGGTGGGCGATCTGGAACGTATTCTGGCGCGTCTGGCGCTGCGCACTGCCCGCCCGCGCGATTTGGCGCGTATGCGTTACGCTTTCCAGCAATTACCCGAGCTGCGCCGCCAGCTAGCGGATGTCGACAGCGCGCCGGTGCAAGTGCTGCGCGAAAAAATGGGCGAGTTCACTGAACTGCGCGAGCTGCTGGAACGGGCCATTATTGAAGCGCCGCCGGTGCTGGTGCGCGATGGCGGCGTGATTGCGCCTGGTTATCACGCGGAGCTTGATGAGTGGCGCGGGCTGGCGGATGGCGCGACCGATTACCTCGACCGGCTGGAGATCCGCGAGCGCGAGCGTCTCGGGCTGGATACGCTGAAAGTCGGCTATAACGCGGTGCATGGCTATTTTATTCAGATCAGTCGCGGGCAAAGCCATCTCGCGCCGATCCATTATGTGCGCCGCCAGACGCTGAAAAACGCTGAGCGCTACATTATTCCTGAACTGAAAGAGTACGAAGACAAAGTTCTGACCTCGAAGGGCAAAGCGCTGGCGTTGGAAAAACAGCTTTATGATGAGTTGTTCGACCTGCTGATGCCGCATCTGGCGGACTTGCAACAGAGCGCTTCTGCGCTGGCGGAGCTGGATGTGTTAGTCAATCTGGCGGAACGCGCTTACACCCTTAATTACTGTTGCCCGACATTTAGCGACAAACCGGGCATTCGCATTAGCGAAGGGCGTCATCCGGTGGTTGAGCAGGTGCTGAAAGAGCCGTTTATCGCCAATCCGCTGAACTTGTCCTCGCAGCGCCGGATGTTGATTATCACCGGCCCGAACATGGGCGGTAAAAGTACTTATATGCGCCAGACCGCGTTGATTGCGCTGCTGGCCTATATCGGCAGCTATGTGCCAGCGCAGAAAGTGGAGATTGGGCCAATCGATCGCATCTTTACCCGCGTCGGCGCGGCGGACGATCTGGCCAGCGGGCGTTCGACCTTTATGGTGGAGATGACCGAAACCGCCAATATCCTGCATAACGCCACGGAAAACAGCCTGGTGCTGATGGACGAAATTGGTCGCGGCACCTCGACGTATGATGGTTTGTCGTTGGCCTGGGCATGTGCGGAAAATCTGGCGAATAAAATCAAAGCGCTGACGCTGTTTGCCACTCACTATTTCGAGCTGACGCAGTTGCCGGAGAAAATGGAAGGCGTGGCGAATGTGCATCTCGACGCGCTGGAGCATGGCGATACCATTGCCTTTATGCACAGCGTGCAAGATGGCGCGGCGAGCAAGAGTTACGGCCTGGCCGTTGCCGCGCTGGCGGGCGTGCCAAAAGAGGTGA